A genome region from Pseudomonas helmanticensis includes the following:
- a CDS encoding ATP-binding protein, with amino-acid sequence MNSTKEKDALLFAALSGPFKPGQALTTLKAASGPGEFAMAATRLADFCDTRPADAEGFWLIRTPTRHALLEALSEPALVAGVAKRRRLETDEQTRDLLAVLLDEPPLSRVQIEETLQTARAREAFERIILALDRAGARAPSHDLLAQARAALVRFDQEKKMAQVAERGFFGREMEYARVAAWLDFPALAPPASCLFLTGAPGIGKSTLLAESVRRIYVQQRPLILRLDFDRAGLDVQDLLGLTMEATRQLADQLDIGIKELQDARLKAGEVFDKEKASHSTNRHALPTTLVRRLGAAVASSRRPVLVVLDTLEVLRSRGETHPVRLFDWLDSLLEHGVKPMHVLAAGRGDALDSVQRIADKLSNSRPRHLEHFELMGLDFHSASEFLFKLGAPQRYWRELLELAQGNPLKLRLGAEISKRTGDKRLPRRKRGEEISSAFLYRLLLSRIDDPLLKRLAHPGLIVRRINAQVIREVLAPALGLGKLTIEHAEKLWEQLATQHWLVEPDPGAPGFLKHRSDMRALLLPLLYSTSAIKSARVDAAALRWFAKLDQPWAQVETVYHQLQLTRVGHTLPSVPSQIAAQFDEQTLEELPRPVADGLRSIRGERSSALREDWSTGSPGREAVIVRESLTILKRQDWVEGAYLARSIVSEGDLDVRSPAADAVRMLLWRSGQWAEAKRWLAERDRFTDSDADVYELPEELALVRLEMRAEFSPDRLRQRWREWQPGIERLAQAADSASDDCAHYGALALLMDNLPTPCEFASRQKRNGNFAAAARNVWLDGSGNRVAGAVDFGYQRMARVIRQNSTQETFEVGRALATLTPYASFAKNLMVIPQDRELLGAAERFADLVGRAGGLIEQWPPEPVRMNSNDPLGTLTDIGLFADWAQACAFVSRDENLLLIGRAAERWRRTMAGNWSIGRRFGRWEQRPLLDNTVEARLRFLLGSKNPLQLAQEQIRVWDESMPSAGLWSLLRKRINASRAVPKGQSADPELPRVITRQLLSRAIPAVFAPALTVLILHGEL; translated from the coding sequence TCGCTGTACTGCTGGACGAGCCACCGCTGTCACGCGTACAGATTGAGGAGACTCTGCAAACGGCGCGTGCACGGGAGGCGTTCGAGCGCATCATTCTTGCGCTTGATCGAGCGGGAGCACGTGCGCCGAGTCACGATCTGCTGGCACAGGCGCGCGCGGCGCTGGTCAGGTTTGACCAGGAAAAGAAAATGGCGCAGGTCGCCGAGCGCGGATTCTTCGGCCGTGAAATGGAGTATGCGCGAGTCGCCGCATGGCTGGATTTTCCAGCGCTGGCGCCGCCTGCAAGCTGCCTGTTTCTGACCGGGGCTCCTGGAATCGGCAAGTCAACGCTGTTGGCCGAGTCGGTTCGGCGCATTTACGTCCAACAACGGCCGTTGATCTTGCGCCTTGATTTTGACCGCGCGGGGCTTGATGTCCAGGATTTGCTCGGCCTGACCATGGAGGCCACGCGACAGCTTGCAGACCAGCTGGATATCGGCATCAAGGAGTTGCAAGACGCTCGACTCAAGGCCGGCGAAGTGTTCGACAAGGAAAAGGCCAGCCATTCGACCAATCGTCATGCGCTGCCGACCACCCTTGTCCGTCGATTGGGCGCGGCGGTCGCCTCATCACGGCGCCCGGTGCTGGTGGTTCTTGATACGCTGGAGGTGCTGCGCAGTCGCGGCGAAACCCATCCGGTCAGACTGTTCGATTGGCTTGATAGTTTGCTGGAGCACGGCGTGAAGCCAATGCACGTGCTGGCGGCGGGACGAGGTGACGCGCTCGACAGTGTGCAGCGCATAGCCGACAAACTGTCGAATAGCCGTCCCCGACACCTTGAGCATTTCGAACTGATGGGGCTGGATTTCCATTCGGCCAGTGAGTTTCTGTTCAAACTCGGTGCACCGCAGCGCTACTGGCGTGAATTGCTTGAACTGGCCCAAGGCAACCCGCTCAAGCTGCGCCTGGGGGCAGAAATCTCCAAGCGTACCGGCGACAAACGCTTGCCACGGCGTAAACGGGGCGAAGAGATCAGTTCGGCGTTCCTCTACAGATTGCTCCTGTCACGTATCGACGACCCGCTGCTCAAACGGCTCGCCCATCCGGGCCTGATCGTCAGGCGTATCAATGCCCAAGTGATTCGTGAAGTTCTGGCACCGGCATTGGGCCTTGGCAAGCTGACCATCGAGCACGCGGAAAAGCTCTGGGAGCAATTGGCGACTCAGCATTGGCTGGTCGAGCCTGATCCCGGCGCACCGGGGTTTCTCAAACATCGCAGCGATATGCGCGCGCTGTTGCTGCCTCTGCTTTACAGCACCAGCGCGATCAAATCGGCACGAGTAGATGCGGCGGCACTGCGCTGGTTTGCCAAGCTCGATCAGCCTTGGGCTCAGGTTGAAACGGTGTATCACCAACTGCAACTGACTCGCGTGGGGCATACGCTGCCGAGCGTGCCCAGTCAAATTGCTGCGCAGTTTGATGAGCAGACGCTGGAAGAGTTGCCCCGCCCGGTGGCTGACGGCTTGCGCAGTATTCGCGGCGAGCGCAGTAGCGCGTTGCGTGAGGACTGGTCGACCGGTTCACCGGGGCGCGAGGCGGTGATCGTGCGTGAAAGCCTGACGATCCTCAAACGTCAGGACTGGGTGGAAGGGGCTTATCTGGCGCGCAGCATTGTCAGTGAGGGCGATCTGGATGTTCGCTCCCCGGCGGCGGATGCGGTGCGCATGCTGCTTTGGCGATCGGGGCAGTGGGCTGAGGCGAAGCGCTGGCTGGCGGAGCGCGATCGCTTCACCGACTCAGACGCTGACGTTTATGAGTTGCCAGAAGAGCTGGCATTGGTTCGGCTGGAAATGCGTGCCGAATTCAGCCCGGATCGGCTGCGTCAGCGCTGGCGGGAATGGCAACCGGGCATAGAACGCCTTGCCCAGGCTGCGGATTCGGCGAGTGACGACTGTGCCCATTACGGGGCGCTGGCGTTGTTAATGGACAATCTGCCCACGCCTTGCGAGTTCGCTTCCCGGCAAAAACGCAATGGTAATTTCGCCGCTGCAGCCCGCAACGTCTGGCTTGACGGTTCAGGCAACAGGGTGGCCGGAGCGGTCGATTTTGGTTATCAGCGTATGGCGCGCGTCATTCGGCAGAACTCTACGCAGGAAACCTTCGAGGTCGGCCGGGCGCTCGCCACACTGACGCCGTATGCGTCTTTCGCCAAAAACCTGATGGTAATACCGCAGGATCGCGAGTTACTCGGTGCCGCCGAGCGTTTTGCCGATTTGGTCGGCCGGGCTGGCGGGCTGATTGAACAGTGGCCACCAGAACCTGTACGGATGAACTCCAACGACCCTTTGGGTACGTTGACCGATATAGGTCTTTTTGCCGATTGGGCGCAGGCCTGCGCATTCGTCAGCCGCGACGAAAACCTTTTACTGATTGGCCGCGCCGCCGAGCGCTGGCGACGAACCATGGCCGGTAATTGGTCGATTGGGCGGCGGTTTGGCCGTTGGGAGCAGCGTCCGTTGCTGGATAACACCGTCGAGGCGCGCTTGCGTTTTCTGCTCGGGTCGAAAAATCCTTTGCAACTGGCCCAGGAGCAAATCCGGGTGTGGGATGAAAGCATGCCCTCTGCTGGGCTGTGGTCGTTGTTACGCAAACGGATCAATGCATCACGGGCTGTGCCGAAAGGTCAGTCAGCGGATCCTGAATTACCTCGCGTTATTACCCGTCAACTGCTGTCACGCGCAATCCCCGCAGTATTCGCGCCGGCACTGACAGTCTTGATCCTGCACGGTGAACTGTGA